In Holophagales bacterium, one DNA window encodes the following:
- the trmFO gene encoding methylenetetrahydrofolate--tRNA-(uracil(54)-C(5))-methyltransferase (FADH(2)-oxidizing) TrmFO: MSHPVHVVGAGFAGCECAWQLARRGVSVVLHEMRPHRSTPAHKTGDFAELVCSNSLRSDDPEHAAGLLKREMAALGSLVIAAARDAAVPAGSALAVDRERFSQAVTAALAEHPWIEVRREEVDELPEGDVVVATGPLTSDAMAARLAALLGSAHLYFYDAIAPILEGESLDFSRLFWGSRYGKGDGEDYLNSPLDRERYRAFREAILAAETLPLHEFEQALFFEGCLPIEELARRGEDTLRYGPMKPVGLRGPDGRRPWAVVQLRQENLARTQYNLVGFQSRMKWADQTRVFRMLPGLEQAEFVRLGQIHRNTFVNSPRHLDALYRLRPEPRLRLAGQITGVEGYLESAATGLLAGLYLALERSARVVEPLPATTALGSLARHLTESDPDRFQPANVNYGSFPPLDPEPKKLERRAAYAARARRDLAGWAARHGLPPTPPEL; the protein is encoded by the coding sequence GTGTCGCACCCCGTGCACGTCGTCGGCGCCGGCTTCGCCGGTTGCGAGTGCGCCTGGCAGCTCGCCCGCCGCGGCGTCAGCGTCGTGCTGCACGAGATGCGCCCGCACCGCTCGACGCCGGCTCACAAGACCGGCGACTTCGCCGAGCTGGTCTGCTCGAACTCGTTGCGCAGCGACGACCCCGAGCACGCCGCGGGGCTGCTCAAGCGGGAGATGGCGGCACTCGGCTCGCTGGTCATCGCCGCGGCCCGCGACGCCGCGGTTCCGGCCGGCTCGGCGCTGGCCGTCGACCGCGAGCGCTTCTCGCAGGCGGTCACCGCGGCGCTCGCCGAGCACCCGTGGATCGAGGTGCGGCGCGAGGAGGTCGACGAGCTGCCGGAGGGAGACGTCGTCGTCGCCACCGGCCCGCTCACCTCCGACGCGATGGCCGCCCGGCTCGCCGCGCTGCTCGGCAGCGCCCATCTCTACTTCTACGACGCCATCGCGCCGATCCTCGAGGGCGAGTCGCTCGACTTCTCGCGTCTCTTCTGGGGCTCGCGCTACGGCAAGGGCGACGGCGAGGACTACCTCAACTCGCCGCTCGACCGCGAGCGGTATCGCGCCTTTCGCGAGGCCATTCTCGCCGCCGAGACGCTGCCCCTCCACGAGTTCGAGCAGGCACTTTTCTTCGAGGGCTGCCTGCCGATCGAGGAGCTCGCCCGGCGCGGCGAGGACACGCTGCGCTACGGCCCGATGAAGCCGGTCGGCCTGCGCGGCCCGGACGGGCGCCGCCCCTGGGCGGTCGTCCAGCTGCGCCAGGAGAACCTGGCCAGGACCCAGTACAACCTGGTCGGATTCCAGTCGCGGATGAAGTGGGCCGACCAGACGCGCGTCTTCCGGATGCTCCCCGGGCTCGAGCAGGCCGAGTTCGTGCGGCTCGGGCAGATTCATCGCAACACCTTCGTCAACTCGCCGCGCCACCTCGACGCGCTCTATCGTCTGCGCCCCGAGCCGCGCCTGCGGCTCGCCGGCCAGATCACCGGCGTCGAGGGCTACCTCGAGTCGGCGGCCACCGGGCTGCTCGCCGGCCTGTACCTGGCGCTCGAGCGCTCCGCTCGCGTGGTCGAACCGCTGCCGGCGACGACGGCGCTCGGCTCGCTCGCCCGCCACCTGACCGAATCCGACCCCGACCGCTTCCAGCCGGCCAACGTCAACTACGGCAGCTTCCCCCCGCTCGACCCCGAGCCGAAAAAGCTCGAGCGC